Proteins encoded within one genomic window of Chrysemys picta bellii isolate R12L10 chromosome 6, ASM1138683v2, whole genome shotgun sequence:
- the GPR150 gene encoding probable G-protein coupled receptor 150 produces the protein MPPGSAFISSAILSLASQESLYPKEQSRAGRRAGTGPLRARDCPAQDPSPPFAGTLRGAMGDPFSLDRFSPVLNLSSALQPGWSLNLSSSPGDRRWPSLSRQVRVISATAILLLGLLGNCLVLHRLCCCGCCGCCGRGRRRRKMDFLIAHLALADLYGCGLALLSYLAAELLGAAWPAGDAACRLLKLLQGSGLLASSNVLVLIAMERHHVVRRPADPPLPARALAALGWLLALLLALPQAFVFRLASRPGGGRCLSIFEQLPRWHGQAYGVYGAVTGFLAPVSLLCWAYGRILLALWAAQEEKPPAARGEDGSGRRRGRPAARPLLLRLPAASCPMPRARVKTLQLTLVLIALFALCRLPRFVLELSIAFGPGGEAPAGLREARAALGIVAVTNSALNPYAYLLFQSHRPWARRLQRSLCSAGPGPTCCCPGPEGEPRRRPNHRAPHRHRPKDGAPPGAQRAAFCTPVPPPGSGPREPEETSACESGF, from the coding sequence ATGCCGCCGGGAAGCGCATTCATCAGTAGCGCAATCCTTTCTCTTGCTTCCCAAGAAAGTTTGTATCCCAAAGAGCAGAGTCGAGCCGGGAGGCGTGCAGGGACGGGGCCACTGAGAGCCCGGGATTGCCCTGCACAAGACCCCAGCCCCCCATTTGCTGGGACTCTGCGAGGAGCCATGGGAGATCCTTTCAGCCTAGACAGATTTTCCCCGGTACTCAACCTCTCGagtgccctgcagccaggctggagcctgaatctctcctcctcccccggaGACCGGCGCTGGCCTTCCCTGAGCCGGCAGGTGCGGGTGATCTCGGCGACCGCCATCCTGCTGCTGGGGCTGCTGGGCAATTGCCTGGTGCTGCATCGCCTCTGctgctgtggctgctgtggctgcTGCGGCCGGGGCAGGCGGCGGCGGAAGATGGATTTCCTCATCGCCCACCTGGCGCTGGCCGATCTCTACGGCTGCGGGCTGGCCCTGCTCTCGTATCTGGCGGCGGAGCTGTTGGGGGCCGCCTGGCCAGCGGGGGACGCCGCCTGCCGCCTGCTTAAGCTACTGCAGGGCTCCGGCCTCCTGGCCTCGTCCAACGTGCTGGTGCTCATCGCCATGGAGCGGCACCACGTGGTGAGGCGGCCGGCTGACCCGCCGCTGCCCGCCCGGGCCCTGGCCGCGCTGGGCTGGCTGCTGGCGCTGCTGCTCGCCCTGCCCCAGGCCTTCGTCTTCAGACTCGCCTCCCGCCCCGGGGGCGGCCGCTGCCTCAGCATCTTCGAGCAGCTGCCGCGCTGGCACGGCCAGGCCTACGGCGTGTACGGGGCCGTCACCGGCTTCTTGGCGCCCGTCAGCCTGCTGTGCTGGGCCTACGGCCGCATCCTCCTCGCCCTCTGGGCTGCCCAGGAGGAGAAGCCGCCGGCGGCGCGGGGAGAAGACGGCAGCGGCCGCCGTCGGGGGCGGCCGGCCGCACGGCCCCTGCTGCTGAGGCTGCCGGCCGCCAGCTGCCCCATGCCCCGGGCTCGGGTCAAGACGCTGCAGCTGACGCTAGTGCTGATCGCCCTGTTCGCGCTCTGTCGCCTGCCCCGCTTCGTGCTGGAGCTCAGCATAGCCTTCGGGCCCGGCGGGGAGGCCCCGGCCGGGCTGCGGGAGGCGCGGGCCGCGCTCGGCATCGTGGCGGTAACCAACAGCGCGCTGAACCCCTACGCCTATCTGCTCTTCCAGAGCCACCGGCCCTGGGCGCGCCGGCTGCAGAGGAGCCTCTGCAGTGCGGGACCCGGCCCgacctgctgctgccctggcccCGAGGGGGAGCCCCGGCGCCGGCCGAACCACCGCGCCCCGCACAGACACCGCCCGAAGGACGGGGCGCCCCCCGGAGCGCAGCGCGCCGCGTTCTGCACTCCAGTGCCGCCGCCTGGCTCAGGCCCCCGGGAGCCTGAGGAAACCTCCGCCTGTGAGAGCGGCTTCTAA
- the RFESD gene encoding Rieske domain-containing protein, whose amino-acid sequence MDLHSSIEIPDKVKADAPVYVGKEEDIKQSQRITASVHDREVVVFYHEGKFYAMDRRCYHAGGPLHLGEIEDINGQPCIICPWHKYKITLATGEGLYQAINPTEPSATPKWRSKGIKQRTHKVTVDNGSVYVTPSDLSISCDSDYYADKYKKTGSSDMKK is encoded by the exons ATGGATTTGCATAGCTCAATTGAAATACCTGATAAAGTGAAGGCTGATGCTCCTGTATATGTTGGTAAAGAAGAAGACATAAAACAGTCCCAAAGAATAACAGCCAGTGTCCATGACAGAGAAGTTGTCGTTTTCTACCATGAAGGGAAATTTTATGCCATGGACCGTCGCTGTTACC ATGCAGGAGGTCCTTTACATCTTGGAGAGATAGAG GATATCAATGGACAGCCCTGCATTATTTGCCCTTGGCACAAGTATAAAATTACTTTGGCAACAGGAGAAGGCTTATATCAAGCAATAAACCCTACAGAACCATCGGCAACACCAAAATGGCGATCAAAAGGAATAAAGCAAAGAACTCACAAGGTTACTGTAGACAATGGAAGCGTTTATGTGACTCCTTCGGACTTATCTATCAGCTGTGACTCTGATTACTATGCTGATAAGTACAAAAAGACTGGAAGTTCTGATATGAAAAAATAA